From one Microbacterium sp. 10M-3C3 genomic stretch:
- a CDS encoding alpha-hydroxy acid oxidase has protein sequence MVDRQLPKPAELLELMQFKKPQLNGKKRRLDSALTIADLRRIAKRRTPRAAFDYTDGAAEGEVSIARARQAFEDVEFHPDVLRPADQVDTSTTILGGPSALPFGIAPTGFTRLMQTEGETAGAGAAAAAGIPFTLSTLGTTSIEGVKAANPHGRNWFQLYVMRDREISYELARRAASAGFDTLMFTVDTPIAGARLRDKRNGFSIPPQLTVRTIVDAIPRPWWWIDFLTTPKLEFASLTDTGGTVGDLLNAAMDPTISYDDLAVIRDLWPGSIVVKGVQNVDDAVRLLDHGVDGIALSNHGGRQLDRAPIPFHLLPHVRRAVGEEATVMVDTGIMNGADIVASIAMGASFTLVGRAYLYGLMAGGRAGVDRAIHILRTEIERTMTLLGVSRLEELEPRHVTQLTRLVPVAAESQRTDRPRVP, from the coding sequence ATGGTCGATCGACAGCTCCCCAAGCCCGCTGAGCTCCTGGAGCTGATGCAGTTCAAGAAGCCGCAGCTGAACGGCAAGAAGCGTCGGCTCGATAGTGCGTTGACGATCGCGGATCTGCGGCGGATCGCGAAGCGGCGTACGCCGAGGGCGGCGTTCGATTACACCGACGGTGCGGCGGAGGGGGAGGTGTCGATCGCGCGGGCGCGGCAGGCGTTCGAGGATGTGGAGTTCCACCCGGATGTGCTGCGTCCGGCGGATCAGGTCGACACGTCGACGACGATCCTCGGCGGCCCGTCGGCGCTGCCGTTCGGGATCGCGCCGACCGGGTTCACGCGGCTGATGCAGACCGAGGGCGAGACGGCGGGGGCGGGTGCGGCGGCGGCCGCGGGCATCCCGTTCACCCTGTCCACGTTGGGGACGACCTCGATCGAGGGGGTGAAGGCGGCCAACCCGCACGGGCGGAACTGGTTTCAGCTGTACGTGATGCGGGACCGGGAGATCTCGTACGAGCTGGCGCGGCGCGCCGCATCCGCGGGGTTCGACACGCTGATGTTCACCGTGGACACACCGATCGCCGGCGCCCGGCTGCGGGACAAGCGCAACGGGTTCTCGATCCCGCCGCAGCTGACGGTGCGCACCATCGTCGACGCGATCCCGCGGCCGTGGTGGTGGATCGATTTTCTCACCACCCCGAAGCTGGAGTTCGCCTCGCTCACCGACACCGGCGGCACCGTCGGCGACCTGCTGAACGCGGCGATGGACCCGACGATCAGCTATGACGACCTTGCGGTGATCCGCGACCTCTGGCCGGGGAGCATCGTGGTCAAGGGCGTGCAGAACGTCGACGACGCGGTGCGGCTGCTCGATCACGGCGTGGACGGCATCGCGCTGTCCAATCACGGCGGCCGGCAGCTGGATCGCGCGCCCATCCCGTTCCACCTTCTCCCGCACGTGCGCCGCGCCGTGGGCGAGGAGGCGACCGTCATGGTCGACACCGGGATCATGAACGGCGCCGACATCGTCGCATCCATCGCGATGGGGGCCAGTTTCACGCTGGTCGGACGCGCGTACCTGTACGGCCTCATGGCCGGCGGCCGCGCCGGCGTGGACCGGGCGATCCACATCCTCCGCACCGAGATCGAACGCACCATGACCCTCCTCGGTGTCTCGAGGCTGGAAGAGCTGGAGCCGCGTCACGTCACCCAGCTCACACGGCTCGTGCCGGTCGCCGCGGAATCGCAGCGCACCGACAGACCACGCGTGCCCTGA
- a CDS encoding DUF4244 domain-containing protein encodes MSRHPSTTLHGGAAPPMPELTRARAGALFLDETGAATAEYAIATMAAVAFAGLLVVIMRSDEVRGILTDLIRRALTVA; translated from the coding sequence ATGTCCCGACACCCCTCGACCACACTCCACGGCGGCGCGGCGCCGCCGATGCCCGAGCTGACCCGCGCGCGAGCGGGCGCCCTGTTCCTCGACGAGACGGGGGCGGCGACCGCCGAGTATGCGATCGCGACGATGGCGGCCGTCGCCTTCGCGGGGCTGCTCGTCGTCATCATGCGCTCGGACGAGGTCCGCGGCATCCTCACCGACCTCATCCGTCGCGCGCTGACGGTCGCCTGA
- a CDS encoding metallophosphoesterase yields MARTALATLGAAGAVGAAAAVWGVGIERYLFTVRYHALRILPPDAAALRVLHVSDAHMAPWQYRKQRWIAGLAELRPDFIVNTGDNLGHVDGLAGIREAFAPFAGIPGVFVHGSNDTQAPSPRNPLLYFAGPSQRTHTAEKLDVDALDRFLTDELGWSDVDNAAALVQAAGVRVRAFGVDDAHRDWDDLPAASATLRDLPEGDVTMGVTHAPYRRVLDAFVDDGADVLLGGHTHGGQVRIPGSREALVANCDIPLDQARGLSAWSHSGRTVPLNVSAGIGHSIYAPVRFACRPEVTLLTLLPA; encoded by the coding sequence GTGGCCCGCACCGCCCTCGCGACCCTCGGGGCCGCGGGGGCGGTCGGCGCCGCCGCGGCGGTGTGGGGCGTGGGCATCGAGCGCTACCTGTTCACGGTGCGCTATCACGCGCTGCGCATCCTGCCTCCGGATGCGGCGGCCCTGCGGGTGCTGCACGTCTCCGACGCGCACATGGCGCCGTGGCAGTACCGCAAGCAGCGCTGGATCGCCGGTCTCGCCGAGCTCCGCCCGGACTTCATCGTCAATACGGGCGACAACCTCGGCCACGTCGACGGGCTCGCTGGCATCCGCGAGGCGTTCGCGCCGTTCGCCGGCATCCCGGGCGTCTTCGTGCATGGCTCGAACGACACGCAGGCGCCCTCGCCGCGCAATCCACTCCTGTACTTCGCGGGCCCGTCGCAGCGCACGCACACGGCGGAGAAGCTCGATGTCGACGCCCTCGACCGCTTCTTGACGGATGAGCTCGGCTGGAGCGACGTCGACAACGCCGCGGCCCTCGTCCAGGCGGCCGGCGTACGGGTCCGCGCCTTCGGCGTGGACGACGCGCACCGCGATTGGGACGACCTGCCCGCGGCATCCGCCACCCTGCGCGACCTGCCCGAGGGTGACGTGACGATGGGTGTGACGCATGCCCCGTATCGGCGCGTGCTCGACGCGTTCGTGGACGACGGCGCGGACGTGCTCCTCGGCGGTCACACGCACGGCGGGCAGGTGCGCATCCCGGGCAGCCGCGAGGCGCTCGTGGCCAACTGCGACATCCCGCTCGATCAGGCGCGGGGCCTGAGCGCATGGTCGCACAGCGGGCGCACGGTGCCGCTGAACGTCAGCGCCGGCATCGGTCACTCGATCTACGCGCCGGTGCGTTTCGCGTGCCGCCCCGAGGTGACCCTCCTCACGCTGCTCCCCGCCTGA
- a CDS encoding HAD-IIB family hydrolase, which produces MPDFSPRLVAFDLDDTLAPSKSAIDPRIGDLLIALAERVEVAIISGGQLTQFEKQVVDRLPAASADVLARIHLMPTCGTQYYRLEDGGIRTVYAHSLTDDEKSRALAAVQEEARRLGLWESETWGPILEDRGSQITFSALGQQAPLEAKTAWDPTGEKKNRLREAVAARIPDLEVRSGGSTSVDITHRGIDKAYGMRQLAEVTGIPLDDMLFVGDRLDPDGNDYPVLAMGVACHAVEGWHDTADYLDELIPTLPPR; this is translated from the coding sequence GTGCCCGACTTCTCGCCCCGCCTCGTCGCCTTCGACCTCGACGACACCCTCGCCCCTTCCAAGAGCGCCATCGACCCGCGCATCGGCGACCTGCTGATCGCGCTGGCCGAGCGCGTCGAGGTCGCGATCATCTCCGGCGGGCAGCTGACGCAGTTCGAGAAGCAGGTCGTCGATCGTCTGCCCGCCGCATCCGCCGACGTCCTGGCCCGCATCCACCTCATGCCGACGTGCGGCACGCAGTACTACCGCCTGGAGGATGGCGGCATCCGCACGGTCTACGCGCACTCGCTCACCGACGACGAGAAGAGCCGCGCCCTCGCCGCCGTCCAGGAGGAGGCACGGCGGCTGGGCCTATGGGAGTCCGAGACCTGGGGCCCGATTCTCGAGGACCGCGGCTCGCAGATCACGTTCTCGGCTCTCGGTCAGCAGGCGCCGCTCGAGGCCAAGACCGCGTGGGACCCGACGGGCGAGAAGAAGAACCGCCTGCGCGAGGCCGTCGCCGCACGCATCCCGGATCTCGAGGTGCGCTCGGGCGGCTCCACCTCGGTCGACATCACCCACCGCGGCATCGACAAGGCCTACGGCATGCGCCAGCTCGCCGAGGTGACGGGCATCCCGCTTGACGACATGCTCTTCGTCGGCGACCGCCTCGACCCGGACGGCAACGACTACCCCGTGCTCGCGATGGGTGTGGCGTGCCACGCGGTCGAGGGCTGGCACGACACCGCCGACTACCTCGACGAGCTCATCCCGACGCTGCCCCCGCGCTGA
- a CDS encoding RidA family protein, which translates to MSTVAARLAELGIDLPDVPHPAGAYIPAKVHGDLVFTAGQLPLVSGTLPATGKVGEGRGLVAPADAKEYARLSALNAIAAAADAAGGIERLGSVLKVTGFVASVPEFTGQPGVINGASELLGDVFGDAGRHARSAVGVAVLPLDSPVEVEVVFTLV; encoded by the coding sequence ATGAGCACCGTCGCCGCCCGCCTCGCCGAGCTCGGCATCGACCTCCCCGACGTGCCGCACCCCGCGGGCGCCTACATCCCCGCCAAGGTGCACGGCGACCTGGTCTTCACCGCGGGCCAGCTACCGCTCGTCTCCGGCACCCTGCCTGCCACCGGCAAGGTCGGGGAAGGCCGCGGCCTCGTGGCGCCGGCCGACGCGAAGGAGTACGCGCGACTGAGCGCACTCAACGCGATCGCCGCCGCCGCCGATGCTGCGGGCGGCATCGAGCGCCTCGGCAGCGTGCTGAAGGTCACCGGCTTCGTCGCCTCCGTACCGGAGTTCACGGGGCAGCCGGGCGTCATCAACGGCGCCAGCGAACTGCTCGGCGACGTCTTCGGCGATGCCGGGCGCCACGCCCGCTCGGCCGTCGGCGTGGCGGTGCTCCCGCTGGACAGCCCCGTCGAGGTCGAGGTCGTCTTCACCCTCGTCTGA
- a CDS encoding DUF4177 domain-containing protein — MTTWEYLTAPLLIHNTAAILNNWGKQGWELVQVVTGPEGGLVGYFKRPAGGGAANAGVGAANEAAKQFGENV; from the coding sequence ATGACCACGTGGGAATACCTGACCGCGCCGCTGCTGATCCACAACACTGCCGCGATCCTCAACAACTGGGGCAAGCAGGGCTGGGAGCTCGTGCAGGTGGTGACCGGGCCCGAGGGCGGGCTCGTCGGCTACTTCAAGCGTCCGGCCGGCGGCGGAGCAGCCAACGCCGGCGTCGGCGCGGCCAACGAGGCCGCCAAGCAGTTCGGAGAGAACGTATGA
- a CDS encoding type II secretion system F family protein: MTPDGPPARRRRRGRRPASGRRVAHKRSATRPGADAAATAETVLRLSVLVRAGLAPGRAWAVLDDQGDPVAAAVRAGAARGEDIADVLRGCGPAWRAVAAAWHIATVVGAPLSETLRDVASALRDGQEAADDVRVTLAEPAATAKLMGWLPLVAVVLGIALGFDTAVVLTTQPAGWACLVAGVGLVLVARRWSSALVRRAAPGAEIPGMTPELFAIALSGGASIDRARALVAAEAPGTERDVDAVLELSRSAGAPAVDLLRSSAWLERQRARTDARVRAARLGSRLLLPLGVCTLPAFLLLGVAPMLLSILASGVLTP, translated from the coding sequence ATGACCCCGGACGGCCCCCCGGCCCGGCGGCGTCGCCGGGGCCGCCGGCCGGCATCCGGGCGGCGCGTCGCTCACAAGCGCTCCGCGACACGGCCGGGCGCGGATGCGGCGGCCACGGCCGAGACGGTGCTGCGGCTGTCCGTGCTCGTGCGGGCGGGGCTCGCGCCCGGCCGCGCGTGGGCCGTGCTCGACGATCAGGGGGACCCGGTTGCGGCGGCCGTCCGCGCCGGTGCCGCCCGAGGCGAGGACATCGCCGACGTGCTGCGCGGATGCGGACCCGCGTGGCGGGCGGTGGCCGCGGCGTGGCACATCGCGACGGTCGTGGGCGCGCCTCTGTCCGAGACGCTCCGCGACGTGGCGTCGGCGCTCCGCGACGGCCAGGAAGCCGCCGACGACGTGCGGGTGACGCTCGCCGAGCCGGCGGCGACGGCGAAGCTGATGGGCTGGCTGCCCCTCGTCGCGGTCGTGCTCGGCATCGCCCTCGGCTTCGACACCGCGGTCGTGCTGACGACGCAGCCCGCCGGCTGGGCATGCCTGGTCGCCGGCGTCGGGCTCGTGCTCGTCGCGAGACGATGGAGCTCCGCCCTCGTGCGCCGGGCGGCGCCCGGCGCGGAAATCCCCGGGATGACCCCGGAGCTGTTCGCGATCGCGCTGTCGGGCGGCGCCTCGATCGACCGCGCCCGCGCGCTCGTGGCGGCGGAGGCCCCTGGCACCGAGCGCGACGTCGACGCCGTGCTCGAGCTGTCCAGATCCGCGGGGGCGCCGGCCGTCGACCTCCTGCGGTCCTCGGCGTGGCTCGAGCGACAGCGGGCGCGCACGGATGCGCGCGTGCGGGCGGCGCGTCTCGGGTCGCGCCTGCTCCTGCCGCTCGGGGTCTGCACCCTGCCCGCGTTCCTGCTGCTCGGCGTCGCCCCGATGCTGCTGAGCATCCTCGCTTCCGGCGTCCTGACGCCGTGA
- a CDS encoding TadA family conjugal transfer-associated ATPase — translation MSEAFVVVPRRPAAIAVAAARPEPATSATLDDVLAPFARYLADDRVTDLFVNGADGLFVDRGAGTERVREWRAGEADVRALAVALIGAGGRHLDDATPCVDVRLQGGVRVHAVLPPIALAGTTLSVRVPRVLAPDLDTLAARGLTDAAGANALRRLVADRVNFLITGAAGSGKTTLLAALLSEAAPTERIVTIEDVAELHPRHPHHVALEARQPNLEGAGGVDLARLVREALRMRPDRLVVGECRGAEVRELLGALNTGHDGGAGTLHAGGLDDVPARLEALGALVGWDDLALARQAVSAFGAIVHLARGADGVRRLVGMGTPVLDSRGRLAVRHAGTGAA, via the coding sequence ATGTCCGAAGCGTTCGTCGTGGTCCCGCGTCGCCCCGCCGCGATCGCCGTCGCCGCGGCCCGCCCCGAACCGGCGACGAGCGCGACCCTGGACGACGTCCTCGCGCCGTTCGCGCGGTACCTCGCCGACGACCGTGTCACCGACCTGTTCGTCAACGGCGCCGACGGGCTCTTCGTGGATCGCGGCGCCGGCACCGAGCGCGTCCGGGAGTGGCGCGCGGGCGAGGCCGATGTGCGCGCGCTCGCCGTCGCCCTGATCGGTGCGGGCGGTCGGCACCTCGACGACGCGACGCCGTGCGTCGACGTGCGCCTTCAGGGCGGCGTGCGCGTGCACGCCGTGCTGCCGCCGATCGCCCTCGCGGGCACGACGCTCTCGGTGCGCGTCCCGCGGGTGCTCGCGCCCGATCTCGACACGCTCGCCGCCCGTGGCCTCACGGATGCGGCGGGCGCGAACGCCCTGCGGCGTCTCGTCGCCGACCGCGTCAACTTCCTCATCACGGGGGCCGCCGGATCGGGTAAGACGACCCTGCTGGCCGCCCTCCTCTCGGAGGCGGCGCCCACCGAGCGCATCGTCACGATCGAGGACGTGGCGGAGCTGCATCCGCGCCACCCCCACCACGTCGCCCTCGAAGCGCGGCAGCCCAACCTCGAAGGAGCGGGCGGCGTCGACCTCGCACGGCTCGTGCGCGAGGCGCTCCGGATGCGTCCCGACCGGCTCGTGGTGGGGGAGTGTCGTGGCGCCGAGGTGCGGGAGCTGCTCGGCGCGCTCAACACCGGGCACGACGGCGGCGCCGGGACCCTGCACGCGGGAGGGCTGGACGACGTGCCCGCGCGGCTGGAGGCGCTCGGGGCGCTCGTGGGGTGGGACGATCTCGCGCTGGCGCGGCAGGCGGTGAGTGCGTTCGGTGCGATCGTCCACCTCGCGCGCGGCGCCGACGGCGTGCGTCGCCTCGTCGGCATGGGGACGCCTGTGCTCGACTCCCGGGGGCGACTGGCCGTGCGCCACGCGGGAACGGGGGCGGCATGA
- the acs gene encoding acetate--CoA ligase — protein sequence MSSQIDHLLSENRRFAPPEGFAAEAVATAELYERAAADRERFWADQARELVHWHTPFTQGLDWSNPPFATWFADGQLNVAYNCLDRHVEAGNGDRLALLWEGEPGDERRVTYAELTEEVKRVANVLTELGVGAGDRVAIYLPMIPEAVASMLAVARIGAVHSVVFGGFSADSLRARIDDAGAKVVITADGGYRKGKVSPLKPAVDMALADRNGSGVQETVEHVIVVRRGGNDVDWNPDRDIWWHDAVPAASADHEAQPFPAENPLFILYTSGTTGKPKGILHTSGGYLTQAAFTNQVVHDIHPESDVYWCTADVGWITGHTYVTYGPLANGATQVLYEGTPDAPHPGRWWEIVEKYGVTVFYTAPTAIRSFMKIGREVPQRFDLSSLRLLGSVGEPINPEAWVWYRTVIGAEKTPIVDTWWQTETGAIMISALPGITETKPGSAQVPLPGISVAVVDDAGEPVGNGNGGLLVVTEPWPSMLRGIWGDPERFVETYWEKFADKGYYFAGDGARLDEDGDVWLLGRVDDVMNVSGHRLSTAEIESALVANEAVAEAAVVGASDETTGQAVVAFVIIKQSFLKQHSPEGLAGTLRGWVGEQIGPIARPRDVYIVGELPKTRSGKIMRRLLRDVAEGREVGDTTTLADTAVMSVISAQLK from the coding sequence ATGAGCAGCCAGATCGACCACCTCCTCTCCGAGAACCGCCGCTTCGCGCCGCCCGAGGGGTTCGCGGCCGAAGCCGTCGCGACCGCCGAGCTGTACGAGCGCGCCGCCGCGGATCGGGAGAGGTTCTGGGCGGATCAGGCGCGTGAGCTCGTGCACTGGCACACGCCGTTCACGCAGGGCCTGGACTGGTCGAACCCGCCCTTCGCGACGTGGTTCGCCGACGGCCAGCTCAACGTCGCGTACAACTGCCTGGACCGTCACGTCGAGGCGGGAAACGGCGACCGCCTCGCGCTGCTGTGGGAGGGCGAGCCGGGCGACGAGCGCCGCGTCACGTACGCCGAGCTCACCGAGGAGGTCAAGCGCGTCGCGAACGTCCTGACGGAGCTCGGCGTCGGCGCCGGCGATCGCGTCGCGATCTATCTCCCGATGATCCCCGAGGCGGTGGCCTCGATGCTCGCCGTCGCGCGCATCGGCGCGGTGCACTCGGTGGTCTTCGGCGGGTTCTCCGCCGACAGCCTGCGCGCCCGCATCGACGACGCCGGCGCGAAGGTCGTCATCACCGCCGACGGCGGCTACCGCAAGGGAAAGGTGTCCCCGCTGAAGCCGGCGGTGGACATGGCGCTCGCCGACCGCAACGGCTCGGGGGTGCAGGAGACGGTCGAGCACGTGATCGTCGTCCGTCGCGGCGGCAACGACGTCGACTGGAACCCCGACCGCGACATCTGGTGGCACGACGCCGTGCCCGCCGCATCCGCCGATCACGAGGCGCAGCCCTTCCCCGCGGAGAACCCGCTGTTCATTCTCTACACCTCGGGGACGACCGGGAAGCCCAAGGGCATCCTGCACACGTCCGGCGGCTACCTGACGCAGGCGGCGTTCACCAACCAGGTCGTGCACGACATCCACCCCGAGTCCGACGTGTACTGGTGCACTGCGGACGTGGGCTGGATCACCGGGCACACGTACGTGACGTACGGCCCGCTCGCCAACGGCGCGACGCAGGTGCTGTACGAAGGAACGCCGGATGCACCGCATCCGGGCCGCTGGTGGGAGATCGTGGAGAAGTACGGCGTCACCGTCTTCTACACCGCGCCGACGGCGATCCGCTCGTTCATGAAGATCGGACGCGAGGTGCCGCAGCGCTTCGACCTGTCGTCGCTGCGCCTGCTCGGATCGGTCGGCGAGCCGATCAACCCCGAAGCGTGGGTCTGGTACCGCACCGTCATCGGCGCCGAGAAGACGCCCATCGTCGACACGTGGTGGCAGACGGAGACGGGGGCGATCATGATCTCCGCCCTCCCCGGCATCACCGAGACCAAGCCCGGCTCGGCGCAAGTGCCGCTCCCGGGGATCTCGGTGGCCGTCGTCGACGACGCGGGCGAGCCGGTGGGCAACGGCAACGGCGGCCTGCTCGTGGTCACGGAGCCTTGGCCGAGCATGCTGCGCGGCATCTGGGGCGACCCCGAAAGGTTCGTCGAGACGTACTGGGAGAAGTTCGCCGACAAGGGCTACTACTTCGCCGGCGACGGCGCACGGCTCGACGAGGACGGCGACGTGTGGCTCCTCGGCCGCGTGGACGACGTCATGAACGTGTCGGGGCACCGGCTCTCGACCGCGGAGATCGAGTCGGCGCTCGTGGCGAACGAGGCCGTCGCCGAGGCGGCGGTGGTCGGGGCGTCGGACGAGACGACCGGTCAGGCGGTCGTGGCGTTCGTCATCATCAAGCAGAGCTTCCTCAAGCAGCACTCCCCCGAGGGCCTCGCCGGGACGCTGCGCGGCTGGGTGGGCGAGCAGATCGGGCCGATCGCGCGGCCGCGCGACGTCTACATCGTCGGCGAGCTCCCCAAGACGCGCTCGGGCAAGATCATGCGGCGGCTGCTCCGCGACGTCGCCGAGGGTCGGGAGGTCGGCGACACCACCACCCTCGCCGACACCGCGGTCATGAGCGTCATCAGCGCGCAGCTGAAGTAG
- a CDS encoding transglycosylase domain-containing protein, translating into MPNLKRTTSGVLGGLLGLVGLSAVAGVLIAATVTPAIAVSGVAAKSAISIFDNMPSILKIDKTMQPTTIWAGDQVLAKFYDQNRQPVQFDQISPVMYDAILSSEDPRYYQHGGVDLIGTTRALLSNASGSGATQGGSSISQQYVKNVLIQKCERDAQAETDDQGNVVKTRDEVLQSCWTEATNAKGVDGYERKLQEMRYAIQLEKEYSKNDILLGYLNIANFGGTTYGIEAAARYYFNVSASQLSVAQAATLAGIVQNPNSYRIDRTGGSIFDGDQSYNKAPDGSIDDVSPGSIQALLTLRDEGKITQEQVVAAADGYSATKGRQLYVLSRMLDDGKITEDQYVAAAIEPITPAITPTLQGCGASAAPFFCQYVVSTIRNDPAFGETAEDRQSALRQDGLNIYTTLDWNVQYAANQAMKDYAPESVNNMNFGSTSVSIDAKTGRVLAIAQNTRFSEEPNPGPGATSLVFAGNSQIGGSKGFNAGSTFKLFTLIDWLETGHSVNEVVNGRDRPVPNMKNSCYGDWVNVAKDRIRNFNNQAGFNGTPMQFTKVSLNTGFLGMAAELDLCDIAKVAKKMGVTRGDGTDIEMKYGNNVIGSDNVSPLAMAGAYATVANGGNYCQPKVIDKVVDSDGAERPELVPARSCTPVLDPAVAATAAYALQGVMTSGGSGQGGNPGDGTPILGKTGTHEALQSWMIESSTNVTTAVWAGNVDGFGDISKNYYQGRRLMDIRYQVARAVQRVADDVYGGDAFPQPDNNLTRRVTKNVPNVIGQTVDQAQQTLQNEGWDVVVGPPVDSDQPTDIVAAQNPSGQAPGGTTITINPSNGQAKGIPNVQSLKVNEARAALAAAGFTNLAESCSESADAPDGPPTATGTNPPAGTLAGPSTQITVNYTAKKC; encoded by the coding sequence ATGCCGAATCTGAAACGGACGACGTCCGGCGTGCTCGGAGGTCTGCTCGGCCTCGTGGGTCTGAGCGCCGTCGCCGGTGTGCTCATCGCCGCCACCGTCACCCCGGCCATCGCCGTCTCGGGTGTCGCGGCCAAGAGCGCGATCTCGATCTTCGACAACATGCCGAGCATCCTGAAGATCGACAAGACGATGCAGCCGACCACCATCTGGGCCGGCGACCAGGTGCTCGCGAAGTTCTACGACCAGAACCGCCAGCCCGTGCAGTTCGACCAGATCTCGCCCGTCATGTACGACGCGATCCTCTCCTCGGAGGACCCGCGCTACTACCAGCACGGCGGTGTCGATCTCATCGGCACGACGCGCGCCCTCCTGAGCAACGCCTCCGGCTCGGGCGCCACCCAGGGTGGCTCGTCGATCAGCCAGCAGTACGTCAAGAACGTGCTCATCCAGAAGTGCGAGCGCGACGCGCAGGCCGAGACCGACGACCAGGGCAACGTCGTGAAGACCCGCGACGAGGTGCTGCAGAGCTGCTGGACCGAAGCGACCAACGCGAAGGGCGTCGACGGCTACGAGCGCAAGCTCCAGGAGATGCGCTACGCGATCCAGCTGGAGAAGGAGTACTCGAAGAACGACATCCTCCTCGGCTACCTCAACATCGCGAACTTCGGCGGCACCACCTACGGCATCGAGGCCGCCGCCCGCTACTACTTCAACGTGTCGGCGTCGCAGCTGTCGGTCGCGCAGGCCGCGACCCTCGCCGGCATCGTGCAGAACCCCAACAGCTACCGCATCGACCGCACCGGCGGCTCGATCTTCGACGGCGACCAGTCATACAACAAGGCGCCCGACGGCTCGATCGACGACGTGTCGCCCGGCAGCATCCAGGCGCTCCTCACACTCCGCGACGAGGGCAAGATCACGCAGGAGCAGGTGGTCGCGGCCGCCGACGGCTACAGCGCCACGAAGGGCCGTCAGCTCTACGTGCTCAGCCGCATGCTCGACGACGGCAAGATCACCGAGGACCAGTACGTCGCCGCGGCGATCGAGCCGATCACTCCGGCGATCACTCCGACCCTGCAGGGATGCGGCGCGTCGGCCGCGCCGTTCTTCTGCCAGTACGTGGTCTCCACGATCCGCAACGACCCCGCCTTCGGCGAGACCGCGGAGGACCGTCAGAGCGCGCTGCGCCAGGACGGGCTCAACATCTACACGACGCTCGACTGGAACGTGCAGTACGCCGCCAACCAGGCGATGAAGGACTACGCCCCCGAGTCGGTCAACAACATGAACTTCGGCTCGACGTCGGTGAGCATCGATGCCAAGACCGGCCGCGTGCTGGCCATCGCCCAGAACACGCGCTTCTCCGAGGAGCCGAATCCCGGCCCCGGGGCGACGTCGCTGGTCTTCGCGGGCAACTCGCAGATCGGCGGTTCGAAGGGCTTCAACGCCGGATCGACGTTCAAGCTGTTCACCCTCATCGACTGGCTCGAGACGGGACATTCGGTCAACGAGGTCGTCAACGGTCGTGACCGGCCCGTTCCGAACATGAAGAACTCGTGCTATGGCGACTGGGTCAACGTCGCGAAGGACCGCATCCGCAACTTCAACAACCAGGCCGGATTCAACGGCACGCCGATGCAGTTCACGAAGGTGTCGCTGAACACCGGGTTCCTCGGCATGGCGGCGGAGCTCGACCTGTGCGACATCGCGAAGGTCGCCAAGAAGATGGGTGTGACGCGCGGCGACGGCACCGACATCGAGATGAAGTACGGCAACAACGTCATCGGCAGCGACAACGTCTCGCCGCTGGCGATGGCGGGGGCCTACGCGACGGTGGCGAACGGTGGGAACTACTGCCAGCCCAAGGTCATCGACAAGGTCGTGGACAGTGACGGCGCGGAGCGCCCGGAGCTCGTGCCCGCGCGAAGCTGCACGCCCGTTCTCGACCCGGCCGTGGCGGCGACAGCCGCGTATGCGCTGCAGGGCGTCATGACCAGCGGCGGCTCCGGCCAGGGCGGCAACCCGGGCGACGGCACCCCCATCCTGGGCAAGACCGGAACGCACGAGGCGCTGCAGTCGTGGATGATCGAGTCCTCGACGAACGTCACGACGGCGGTGTGGGCCGGGAACGTCGACGGCTTCGGCGACATCTCGAAGAACTACTATCAGGGCCGCCGGCTCATGGACATCCGCTACCAGGTGGCGCGGGCCGTCCAGCGGGTGGCGGACGACGTATACGGCGGCGACGCGTTCCCGCAGCCCGACAACAACCTCACGCGCCGCGTGACGAAGAACGTGCCCAACGTGATCGGTCAGACGGTCGACCAGGCGCAGCAGACCCTCCAGAACGAGGGCTGGGACGTCGTCGTCGGCCCGCCCGTGGACTCCGACCAGCCGACGGACATCGTGGCCGCGCAGAACCCGTCGGGTCAGGCTCCCGGCGGCACGACGATCACGATCAACCCGAGCAACGGGCAGGCCAAGGGCATCCCGAACGTGCAGAGCCTGAAGGTCAACGAGGCCCGTGCCGCGTTGGCGGCTGCCGGGTTCACGAACCTCGCCGAGTCCTGCTCGGAGAGCGCCGATGCCCCCGACGGCCCGCCGACGGCGACCGGCACGAACCCGCCCGCCGGGACCCTCGCGGGCCCGAGCACGCAGATCACCGTCAACTACACCGCCAAGAAGTGCTGA